From a region of the Bradyrhizobium guangdongense genome:
- a CDS encoding TrbC/VirB2 family protein — translation MTTTATPVMAAGSNMPWEQPLNQILQSVEGPVAKIIAVIIIVVTGLTLAFGDSSGGFRRLIQIVFGLSIAFAASSFFLSFFSFGGGVVI, via the coding sequence ATGACCACGACCGCTACCCCCGTCATGGCCGCCGGCTCCAACATGCCCTGGGAGCAGCCGCTCAACCAGATTCTGCAATCGGTCGAGGGGCCTGTCGCCAAGATCATCGCGGTCATCATCATCGTGGTCACAGGCTTGACGCTGGCCTTCGGCGATTCGTCCGGCGGCTTTCGCCGGCTGATCCAGATCGTCTTCGGCCTGTCGATTGCCTTTGCGGCTTCGAGTTTCTTCCTGTCGTTCTTCTCGTTTGGCGGCGGCGTGGTGATCTGA
- a CDS encoding CopG family transcriptional regulator yields MRNRMNVYFPPELLAQITELADRKNISRSAIVEAAVSSFLSPDGSDRREAAFSRRLDRISRQMQRLERDLGLTAETLALFVRFWLTVTPPLPSDAQAAAQAKGRERFEGFVETLGRRLQKGQSFLREIPEDIVRQPADGDSN; encoded by the coding sequence ATGCGCAACCGCATGAACGTCTACTTCCCTCCAGAGCTGTTGGCACAGATCACGGAACTTGCCGATCGAAAAAACATCTCACGCTCTGCAATCGTCGAGGCGGCAGTCAGCTCGTTCCTGTCCCCAGATGGCTCGGACCGGCGGGAAGCCGCCTTTTCGCGTCGTCTCGACAGGATATCGCGCCAAATGCAACGCCTCGAACGCGACCTCGGACTTACCGCTGAAACTCTGGCTCTGTTCGTGCGGTTCTGGTTGACAGTCACGCCCCCGCTTCCCTCCGACGCCCAGGCTGCCGCCCAAGCCAAGGGGCGTGAGCGCTTCGAGGGTTTTGTCGAGACGCTCGGCCGTCGCCTGCAAAAGGGGCAGAGTTTTCTGCGCGAGATTCCCGAAGATATCGTTCGGCAGCCGGCGGACGGAGACAGCAACTGA
- the trbB gene encoding P-type conjugative transfer ATPase TrbB — protein sequence MLRSALGPAVARYLEDDAVIEVMLNPDGRLWIDRLSGGLEDTGQQLSPADGERIIRLVAHHVGAEVHGAAPRISAELPETGERFEGLLPPVVARPTFAIRKPAVAVFTLDDYVAAGIMRAGQAAMLRDAVAGRQNILVAGGTSTGKTTLTNALLVEVAKTSDRVVLIEDTRELQCLAANLVSLRTKDGVVSLSDLVRSSLRLRPDRIPIGEVRGAEALDLLKAWGTGHPGGIGTIHAGSALGALRRLEQLIQEAVVTVPRALIAETINVIAVLSGRGADRRLAELARVEGISAGGDYSLSPAGDLK from the coding sequence ATGCTGCGCAGCGCGCTCGGGCCTGCGGTCGCGCGCTATCTCGAAGACGATGCCGTCATCGAAGTGATGCTCAATCCCGATGGGCGGCTCTGGATCGACCGCCTGTCCGGCGGTTTGGAGGATACCGGCCAGCAGCTGTCACCTGCGGACGGGGAGCGCATCATTCGGCTGGTCGCGCATCATGTCGGTGCAGAGGTCCATGGAGCTGCTCCCCGGATCTCGGCCGAGCTGCCGGAAACCGGAGAGCGGTTCGAGGGATTGTTGCCGCCGGTCGTGGCTCGGCCGACCTTTGCGATCCGAAAGCCAGCGGTCGCTGTCTTTACGCTCGACGATTACGTCGCCGCCGGGATCATGCGCGCCGGTCAAGCCGCGATGCTGCGGGACGCCGTTGCCGGGCGACAGAACATCCTCGTCGCGGGCGGCACGTCGACAGGCAAGACCACGCTGACCAATGCGCTGCTGGTGGAGGTTGCCAAGACCTCCGACCGGGTCGTTCTGATCGAAGATACCAGGGAGCTGCAATGCCTGGCAGCAAACCTCGTGTCTCTGCGAACCAAGGACGGCGTGGTCTCGCTGTCTGACCTCGTGCGCTCTTCACTTCGGCTGCGGCCGGATCGAATTCCAATCGGTGAGGTCCGAGGCGCGGAGGCGCTCGATCTCCTCAAGGCCTGGGGCACGGGGCATCCCGGCGGCATCGGCACGATCCACGCAGGTTCTGCGCTCGGGGCGCTACGTCGCCTGGAGCAGCTCATCCAGGAGGCGGTCGTCACCGTCCCGCGCGCGCTCATTGCCGAGACCATCAATGTCATCGCCGTCCTTTCGGGGCGCGGCGCCGATCGCCGCCTTGCCGAGCTCGCCCGCGTCGAGGGCATCAGTGCGGGCGGCGACTACAGTCTTTCACCAGCAGGAGATCTCAAGTGA
- a CDS encoding VirB3 family type IV secretion system protein: MQEGVAGFLVPVHRALTEPILMGGAPRAVAIVNGTLAAALGLGLRLWIAGLLLWALGHAAAVWAAKRDPAFVEVVHRHLRIPAHFDL; this comes from the coding sequence ATGCAGGAGGGCGTCGCAGGCTTCCTCGTGCCGGTGCATCGCGCATTGACCGAACCGATCCTGATGGGCGGAGCGCCGAGAGCTGTTGCGATCGTCAATGGCACGCTCGCAGCGGCACTTGGATTGGGATTGCGCCTGTGGATCGCGGGCCTGCTGCTCTGGGCGCTCGGCCACGCCGCAGCTGTATGGGCCGCAAAGCGCGATCCCGCTTTCGTCGAGGTCGTACACCGCCACCTGCGAATTCCCGCTCATTTCGATCTTTAG
- the trbE gene encoding conjugal transfer protein TrbE, with amino-acid sequence MLNLAEYRKSNTRLADFLPWAALVDEGIVLNKDGSFQRTAKFRGPDLDSAVPAELVAVAGRLNNALRRLGSGWAVFVEAQRHSAGAYPPSMFPDVASALVDAERKAQFEEEGVHYESSYYLTLLYLPPPEDAARAERLLYEGCARNEDADARQVLAGFVDRTARLLQLIEGFMPECRWLDDSETLTYLHATISTKRHRVRVPEIPMYLDALLADQPLSGGLEPMLGAAHLRVLTIVGFPTATTPGILDDLNRLAFSYRWSSRAIMLDKLEATRLLTRIRRQWFAKRKSIAAILKEVMTNEASSLLDTDAHNKAMDADAALQELGSDEIGEAFVTATVIVWDLNARAADEKLRQVEKVIQGRDFTCMVETVNAVEAWLGSLPGHVYANVRQPPISTLNLAHMIPLSAVWAGEARDQHFNAPPLLFGKTEGSTPFRFSLHVGDVGHTLVVGPTGAGKSVLLALMALQFRRYPGSQVFAFDFGGSIRAAAIAMGGDWHDLGGALSADDGAPIALQPLAWIDNPAERAWATDWVAALLTREKVDLSPEGKDHLWSALTSLASAPVPERTLTGLSVLLQSNVLKRALQPYCLGGPYGRLLDAEFERLGEASVQAFETEGLIGTGAAPAVLAYLFHRIGDRLDGRPTLIIVDEGWLALDDADFAGQLREWLKTLRKKNASVVFATQSLSDIDGSAIAPAIIESCPTRLLLPNERAIEPQITAIYRRFGLNDRQIELLSRATPKRDYYCQSRRGNRMFELGLGEVALAFTAASAKSDQLAIEHLVAEHGAEGFLAVWLEHRGASWAIDLIPNLKNLESSR; translated from the coding sequence ATGTTGAATCTTGCCGAATATCGCAAGTCGAACACCCGCCTTGCGGACTTCCTTCCCTGGGCCGCGTTGGTCGATGAGGGCATTGTCCTGAACAAGGATGGCTCGTTCCAACGCACGGCCAAATTTCGCGGGCCCGATCTCGACAGCGCGGTACCGGCGGAGCTCGTCGCAGTCGCCGGCCGGCTCAACAATGCGCTGCGCCGCCTTGGCTCGGGCTGGGCGGTCTTCGTCGAAGCCCAGCGTCACTCCGCGGGAGCATACCCGCCGAGCATGTTCCCGGACGTCGCCTCCGCGCTCGTTGACGCCGAGCGCAAGGCCCAGTTCGAGGAGGAGGGCGTCCACTACGAGTCGAGCTACTATCTTACGCTCCTTTATCTTCCGCCGCCGGAAGATGCCGCAAGGGCCGAGCGGCTTCTCTATGAGGGCTGCGCTCGCAACGAAGATGCCGATGCGCGGCAGGTGCTGGCTGGCTTCGTTGATCGGACGGCGCGCCTCCTGCAGTTGATCGAAGGCTTCATGCCCGAATGCCGCTGGCTCGATGACAGCGAAACACTGACCTATCTTCACGCGACGATCTCGACAAAGCGCCATCGTGTCCGCGTCCCGGAGATCCCGATGTACCTGGACGCTCTGCTGGCGGATCAGCCGCTCTCGGGAGGGCTGGAGCCGATGCTGGGAGCGGCGCATTTGCGGGTGCTCACGATCGTCGGCTTCCCGACCGCCACGACCCCTGGGATTCTTGATGACCTCAATCGGCTTGCCTTCTCCTATCGCTGGTCGAGCCGAGCCATCATGCTCGACAAGCTAGAAGCCACAAGGCTGCTAACCCGAATTCGCCGGCAGTGGTTCGCCAAGCGGAAGTCTATTGCCGCGATCCTGAAGGAGGTGATGACGAACGAAGCATCCTCGCTGCTGGATACCGATGCGCACAACAAGGCGATGGACGCGGACGCCGCGCTCCAGGAACTTGGATCCGACGAGATCGGAGAGGCCTTTGTCACCGCCACTGTCATCGTTTGGGATCTGAATGCAAGGGCGGCCGACGAAAAGCTACGCCAAGTGGAAAAGGTCATTCAGGGTCGCGATTTCACCTGCATGGTCGAGACGGTCAATGCCGTCGAGGCGTGGCTCGGCAGCCTCCCCGGCCATGTCTACGCCAATGTTCGGCAGCCTCCGATCTCCACCTTGAATCTCGCGCACATGATTCCTCTCTCTGCCGTCTGGGCAGGCGAGGCGAGGGACCAGCACTTCAACGCGCCGCCGCTGCTCTTTGGCAAGACGGAAGGCTCGACGCCATTCCGCTTCTCCCTTCACGTTGGCGACGTCGGGCATACTCTTGTTGTGGGACCGACCGGCGCCGGCAAATCGGTTCTGCTCGCGTTGATGGCCCTTCAGTTCCGCCGCTATCCCGGCTCGCAGGTGTTCGCGTTCGATTTTGGCGGCTCGATCCGGGCGGCCGCGATCGCCATGGGCGGCGATTGGCACGACCTTGGTGGCGCGTTGTCGGCCGATGATGGCGCACCGATCGCATTGCAGCCGCTGGCCTGGATCGACAATCCCGCCGAACGGGCCTGGGCGACTGACTGGGTGGCCGCTCTTCTTACACGAGAGAAGGTCGATCTTTCTCCAGAAGGCAAGGACCATCTGTGGTCGGCCCTGACCTCGCTTGCCTCGGCACCGGTACCCGAGCGGACGCTAACCGGGCTTTCTGTCCTTCTGCAGTCGAACGTCCTCAAGCGCGCTCTCCAGCCCTATTGTCTGGGTGGGCCCTATGGGCGGCTGCTGGATGCAGAATTCGAGCGGCTTGGGGAAGCCTCAGTCCAGGCATTTGAGACCGAAGGACTGATCGGAACGGGGGCTGCGCCGGCCGTACTCGCTTATCTTTTTCACCGGATCGGTGACCGGCTCGACGGCAGGCCTACATTGATCATCGTCGACGAGGGGTGGCTAGCGCTCGATGATGCCGATTTCGCAGGACAGTTGCGGGAGTGGCTGAAGACGCTCCGAAAAAAGAACGCCTCGGTGGTGTTTGCCACCCAGTCCCTTTCCGACATCGACGGCTCGGCAATCGCCCCCGCAATCATCGAGAGCTGCCCGACGCGGCTGCTCTTGCCAAACGAGCGCGCGATCGAGCCGCAGATCACAGCCATCTATCGCCGGTTCGGGCTCAATGATCGCCAAATCGAACTCCTGAGCAGGGCAACGCCGAAGCGCGACTATTATTGCCAGTCTCGCCGAGGCAACCGCATGTTCGAGCTTGGCCTCGGCGAGGTCGCACTCGCCTTTACAGCCGCATCAGCCAAGTCCGATCAACTCGCAATCGAGCACCTGGTCGCCGAGCACGGCGCCGAGGGGTTTCTAGCGGTCTGGCTTGAG